The Maledivibacter sp. genome segment TTATACGTGAGGATGAAATTTATCTAGAAAACATTTTTGGACAGCGTAGAATTACAAAGGGAAAGATTGTAGAAATGGCTTTAGTTGAGCATAAGATTATTCTGGAGAAAAGTTAACTAGACATATAAAAAAAATAAACAAGTTAGGGTACGAGTAAGATGACATGTTTATTTTTGAATCTTCTCCAGGAGGCTATTGTTTTTTAGTTATTAAGACTACATTTCCATTGTAAATTTGTAATACAGGGGCAGACTTACTTTAAAGTTTAAAGTAAGTCTGCCCCTGTATTTTCATGTAAAGCAAATTGTTATATTGACAGGGGGATGATAGAGGGATATAATTTTAACATAATAGATTCGGCGAATTAGTTATGCAAAATTTGTAGGGGGAGGTATTTTTATGTCTAATGTTTACAAAAAGTTGTTTGAACCAATTTCCATTGGTAAATTAAAGTTGAAAAATCGTACTTCAATGGCACCTATGGGATTGGTAGGTTATTCAGATTCTGCTGGCGGATTCAATGAAGAGGCCCAAGATTATTATATCGAAAGGGCAAAAGGTGGAGTAGGCTTGATTATAACTGGTATCTGTGTAGTTAATCACGATGAGGTTATGGAACAGGGACTGCCATGTCCCACATTAAATCCACTGATTTTCAACATGACTACGGCACCAATGAACGATAGGATACATGCCTATGATTCTAAGATTCTTTTACAGATCACAGGAGGACTTGGACGCTCAGCTATTCCTAATTTTATCAAGAAGGCATATGCTCCTTCGGAAAATACTAACCGCTTTGATCCCACAATTACCCATCGTGAGATGACTAAGGAAGAGATCAAGGGGTTGATCCAGGATTTTGTGAAGAGTGCCGCTGTTGCAAAGCAATCAGGCTTTGATGGTGTGGAAATACACGCAGTTCATGAGGGATATCTTTTGGATCAATTTGCTACTTCCTGTTACAACAAGCGTAGTGATGAATACGGAGGGGATTTGAGGGGGCGTCTGAAAATTACTACGGATATTGTCAAGGGGATAAAAGCAGTATGTGGTGCGGATTTTCCTGTATCCCTACGCTTCAGTGTAAAGAGTTTCATGAAGGGACTTAGGCAGGGGGCACTACCCGGTGAGGAGTTCTCTGAATTTGGAAAGGATTATGAGGAAGGGATTGAATCCGCTAAAATCCTTGTGGAAGCAGGATATGATATGCTGAATGTAGATGCTGGTACATATGATTCGTGGTACTGGAATCATCCTCCTATGTATTTTGAAAAAGGGATGTATCGTGAGTTTGGTCGCAGGGTCAAGGAAGCCGTTGATGTACCAGTAATCCTTGCAGGTCGCATGGATGATCCTGAGATAGCGATGGATGCCTTAAATGGTTGTTGTGATATTGTATCCTATGGACGTCCCCTTCTTGCAGACCCATACCTAGTGGAGAAAATTCAAACAGGACATCTTGAGGATATTCGGCCTTGTTTATCTTGTCATGATGGATGCATGGGACGTATTGCCCACGGATTGCCTCTCTCATGTGCAGTGAATCCTGCCTGTGGACGGGAAGTAAAATACGGACTTTCTCCCGCTACAAAAAAGAAAAATGTTCTCATAGTAGGAGGCGGTTTAGCTGGCTTGGAAAGTGCCCGTGTTTGTGGGGTGCGTGGTCATGATGTAACATTGGTAGAAGCATCGGATAAACTTGGTGGGAATATTATTCCTGGGAGTGTGCCGGATTTTAAGGAAGACGATCGTAGACTCATTAAGTGGTATGAAACACAGCTGCGTAAGCTGGGAGTTGAAATAAGGATGAATACAAGGGTAGATGGAGATTTTGTAAAGAACTTTGATGCCCATGCTGTAATCACCGCTACGGGTTCAAAACCCATTATGCTAAACCTCGGAGATGAAAACCATATTGTGTCAGCCGTTGATGTTCTTATGGGCAAGGAAACTGTGGGAGAAAAAATCGTTGTTGTAGGTGGGGGATTGGTTGGTTGTGAGACTGCTTTGTGGTTAGCCCAGCGGGGAAAGCAAGTATCAGTTGTCGAGATGATGCCGGATATTCTAGGGGGCCCACATGGAATGCCCTTCATGAACTACGACATGCTCAAGGATTTATTAGTAGACAATAAGGTGGATATATACCGCAGTACAAAGGTAACAGATGTAAATGGAAAATATGTTTTCGTTAAAAATGCCAATGATAAACAGAAGATAGAAGCAGATACTGTTATCATCGCAATAGGCTTCACCAGTGAAACCAACTTGCAGAAAGAACTCAGAGACTTTGATGTACCTGTTTACAACATAGGAGATTCACGTAATGTAAGAAATATTATGTATGCAATATGGGATGCCTATGAGGTAGCAAGATCCATTTAATACCATAGAGTAATATGATAAATTGTCTACCGAATTCTTTGAATTAGTTCACAGGATTCGGTAGTTTTCTATTAGGACTATTTTATTTTTATGATATAATCTAAATAATATTTTGCAAAAAATTATGAAAAGAGGACAGAAATGGAGCATATGACAAGTCGGCAGTTGCAGGCCATAAGAACCAAGAAAAAGCTATTGGATGTTTCAATGGAAATGATTCAAAAGCATGGATATGATTCTGTTACAATTAATCAGATATGTGAGGCAGCAGGTGTTTCAATAGGTGCCTTTTATCATCATTTAAAAAGTAAAGCTGGAATTATTATTGAAGGATATTCCATCTGTGATGAATATTTTGAGAATGAAGTATATGGGAAATTGTCTGGAGATACTTTTTTTGAAAAGATTATTGAATATATCGGGTATCAGTCACAGTATGCTATTATGTTGGGAGTAGACCTTATAATTCAGATTTATAGGGCACAAATAACAGAAGGAACTGAGTTTTTTTTCTCCGATGAAAGGGGGCTGCCAAAGGGACTGGCTTCCCTTGTGCAAAGGGCTCAGGAAAATGGAGAACTGACAAAGGCTGTCTCGTATCAGCAGATCAGTATGGAAGTACTTGTCGTTTCCCGAGGAATCATTTATAACTGGTGTCAAAATAAAGGAAAGTATGATTTGATTCCTAAAGCAGAAGCCATGATAAGAAATTATCTTTATGTCTATCAAATGAATAAATAGCTGTAGCTATTGAAAGTTAAGGTTTTGACTGGAATGTAAATGCAATATGATTAATTCCTCTACCAAAGCCCGTAATTTTATTGATCTGGCATCTAGCTAAAAACTAGGTGCTTTATTATATTGTGAAGGTCAAAGATCTTTTTTACTCTCAAATAGGTAAATTTTATATACGAAACATATAAATTTAATATCACATAAAAATAAGTCCTATAGGAAAAAATAGTGTTTGAGGAAATTGCATAACTCTTACTTGACAGAATTGCATAATATATATGTTATGGTTCTTAAGGTTTTTTAACTATATATAGTAGATAGTTTTTGCAGAAGGTAATTATGCAATTTGCTCATTTAGTAAAAGGAAGAAAAATCCTTTTGGCATATTTATTTATGGTATCAATTCACAAAAAAACTTAAATATATCGAGGGAGGAATAATAATGGAGCTTTGGTATACACAGCCCCAGACCGATAATGTGAGATTTTCAATTAAAGTAAAGAAAGAATTGTTTAGTGGCAAAAGTCCTTATCAGCAAATCAATATATTTGATAGCAATGAAATGGGAAGATTCCTAATTATTGATGGAATTGTCATGTTGACATCAAAGGATGAATTTATATATCATGATATGATTGTTCATGTTCCAATGGCAACAAACCCCGATGTGAAAAAAGTACTTGTAATTGGTGGGGGGGATGGAGGTACGGTTAGAGAGTTAACTAGATATCCAGGAATAGAGAAAATAGATATGGTGGAGATTGACCAGATGGTTGTAGAGGCATGTCAAAAATATCTTCCCCTTACATCCAGCAAGCTAGAGGATAAAAAAGTGCAACTGCACTTTGAAGATGGTATAGAATTTGTAAGAAGATCTAAGGAAAAATATGATTTGATTATTGTGGATTCCACAGATCCAATAGGACCAGGGGAAGGGCTATTCACCATGGAATTTTATACATGCTGTTTCAATTTACTAGGTGAAGATGGTATATTGGTTAATCAATGTGAAAGCCCATTTTATGAGAAAAATGCCAAAGAGATGAGAAAAGCTGTAAAGAAAATCAAATCCCTATTTCCAATTAGTAGGGTATATCAATATAATATGCCAACCTATCCATCGGGACATTGGCTCTTTGGATTTGCATCAAAAAAATTTGATCCAATAAAGGATTTTAAACCAAAGAAATGGGAAGATCTTGGTTTGGAAACAAAATATTATAATACCCATGTACATATGGGTTCGTTCATGCTACCAACCTATGTAAAGAAAATGGTTGATAATCCGGAGTGATATTTGATGCAAGGAGGGGATCAAATGCCTCTTAAAAATACGAAAGAGGAAATTTATTCGTTTTTAATGAAATTTTGTCAGGTCAAAAGTATAACAGATTCAGAGGGCGAAAGATTAGCTCCAAAATTTATTTATGATGAATTAAAGAAACTCACATATTTTAAAGATAATCCACGGGATATTTTTTTACAGGAGATCGAAGAAGATCGACTCAAAAGATCAAATCTATGTGCCCTTGTAAGATCAAAAAAACAAACTATGAATACAATTATTTTAATGGGGCATTTCGATGTCGTGGATACCGATGTTTGCGGAAATTTAAGGGATATGGCCTTTTATCCTGAAGAATATACAAAGGAAATTGCTAAAATAGATATTCCAGCAGAGGCTATGGCGGATTTAGAATCTGGGGATTGGATATTTGGCAGAGGCGTGGCGGATATGAAAAGTGGTTTAGCAGTACAAGCTGGACTTGTTGCAGAGTTATCTGAAAATCCAGAGGAGCTAGATGTAAATATTTTATATATAGCTGTTGCAGATGAAGAGAACAATGCCTGTGGTATCCATAAGGCTCTAGAACTTGTTGAAGATATGAAGAAAAAAGGCTATGAATTCCTATGCTGTATCGACAGCGAGCCAACCATTACACAATTAGATAAGGGCTCTGGGTGGATTCATCTAGGGTCTATAGGGATGTATACACCCTTTACATTTATTCTAGGGAGAGAAACCCATGTTGGTGAGTATTTTGAAGGTTTGAGTGCAGCTTTGATTGCCTTTAAATTAGGAGGGCTTATAGAAGGTAGTGGTGAGTTTGCCGATAGCTTCAAGGATGTGGTGTATCCACCCCTTGCTTGCTTGAAAATAAAAGATTTAAAGCCTACCTACTCAGTAACGGTCATAGAGCGTATTGCAATGTACTATAATGTGCTTTTTGTTAAAAAGACCCCCGATGAAATATTGGCTGTATTAAAAAAAGCTGCAGGCTGTGCATTAGAGAAATCAATAGCAGAACAAAATATGAAAGGGGTTACCCAAGGTACACAGACTAAAGAAAAGATACTAAAGGGAAGAATAATCGAGTACAATGAACTCTTGAGCCTTGCAGCAGATCAATCAAATGAAGATATTGAAAAGATTATAGAATCCTATTTACAGACTCTTTCATCACAAATGGAACTACAGGAAAGAGGAATGATGCTTGTCAACCATTTGATCGATATAGCAAAGTTGAAGGGCCCCGCTGTTATTATTGGTTTTTTACCTCCCTATTGTCCTGCTTTATATAATGAGCGTAAGACAAAGAGAGAATTAGATATCCTAGATACCGTTGAGGAAATCATACAGGAAGCAGAAAAAACATTTTCTGTGAAAATTCATACAGCTGAGATTTATGAAGGAATATCGGATTTGAGTGAGTTTGGATTTAAGGGAAATGCAATGGATGAGCAAGCCCTTGCAGAAAACATACCAGCCTGGGGAGTGGATTTTGTTTATCCCTTCCATAGATCGAAGACCTTAAATATACCGGTTTTGAACATTGGCCCCATAGGTAAGGATGCCCATAAGCTTACAGAAAGATTATATCTCCCCTATGCACTGGAAGTTCTACCTTTCTTGTTAAAAAAGATGGTATTAGGACTTGCCAAAAAAGCAAAGAAGCAGTAATATAAATAAAAAAATCACCTGTAAAGTATTAGTTTGAGATTGTGCTTGGCTTTTAATAAGGTTGACAACAAATGAAGCGGTGGAGATGAAGAAGATGGCAAAAATACTAAAGGGAACACCTAAAAAAGATGGCTTTAGAATGCCAGGAGAATTTGAACCCCATAAAGGGTGTTGGTTAGTTTGGCCTGAAAGGACAGATAACTGGAGATTGGGGGCAAAGCCAGCTCAAAAAGCATTTGCTGAGGTAGCTGAAACAATAGCAAAATATGAAGAGGTTACAATGTGTGTATCTCAAAGACAATATGAAGCTGCACGGCAGATGCTTAGCAGTAATATTCGTGTGGTGGAAATGTCAAACGATGATTCTTGGATGAGGGATATAGGGCCTACCTTTGTTGTAAATGATAAGGGTGAAGTTAGGGGTGTAGATTGGCGGTTTAATGCATGGGGAGGCTTAGTAGACGGTTTGTATTTTCCATGGGATAAGGATGATCAGGTGGCAAGAAAGGTATGTGAGATTGAAAATATAGATTATTATTCCCTAGAGGATTTCATACTTGAAGGAGGAGCAATTCATACGGATGGTGATGGCACTGTGATTGTAACAGAAGCCTGCTTACTACATGAAAGCAGGAATCCTAAAATGACAAAGGAAGAAATAGAAAATATATTGAAGGAATATCTAGGAGTAGAAAAGGTTCTATGGCTTCCAAATGGTATTTATCTTGATGAAACCAATGAGCATGTGGATAACATTGTACATTACTGTGACCCAGGTGTATTAGTTCTTGCTTGGACCGATGACAAAAATGACCCACAGTATCCTCTTTCAAAGGCAGCATATGACTATTTGTCCAATGAAACCGATGCTAAGGGTAGAAAACTTGAAATACATAAATTACACATCCCCAATAAAGTATTGATCACTAAGGAGGAAAGTGAGGGAGTTGATATTGTAGATGGAACTCTCCCTAGAAGGGAAGGCGATAGACAAGCGGCTTCCTATGCTAATTTTTATATAGCCAATGGCGCAGTGATTTTACCTTTATTTAATGATGATGTGTACGATAAAAAAGCAATAGAAATCTTAAAAAATATTTTTCCTAAAAGAGAAGTTGTTGGCATATATGCTAGGGAAATAATTCTAGGCGGTGGAAATATTCACTGTATTACTCAGCAGCAAGTCCTAGGTAAATAATTATCAAAAACAAACTATCAAATATTTGTTGTAGATGGTACAACTATTCAAGTACCAGATTTATTCTAAAGTTGTATAATATGAAAAAAGTATGCTTTAACATGCATATCTTTTTTTAGGTGATTTTTAAATATTCTTCTAGATTTTTTCTATTATAAATTAATTTTCTTGTTTACAAGTGGAATAGGTGTAATGGATATATAAAGGAAAGCATATTAAAGAAAGAATATAATTTGTTAAGTAGACAAATAGAGAGGATAACTGGTATCAGCGAGGGGAGATTGTTTTAAAAGTATAAAAATGCTAATAACCTTGTCTATATGACACTTGAAGAACTGGAGGTATACAAATGAAAAAAGTTGTTATTGTGACAGATTTTCAGGGGCCGGTAGTTAAAGAGATAGAAAAAAATCTAAGAGAAGTTTTTAATGAAAAAATCATCATTGAAAAAGTTTATGTTAGTAAATATGAAGAAGGAAAGCAATTGGAAGGCGATTTATTGCTATTTATGTTACCTAGTCGAGTAGAACACATGCGAAATGCTTTAAGAGCAGATGCTAATATTGTAATAGTCTCTCGAACTATTAGAGAGAAAAAAGCTCTTAAGATTTTTGAAATACCAGAGGGGTCAACGGTTCTTGTTGTCAATGATTGTTATGAAAATACACTTCAGACAATTGCACTGCTATACAAATTAAGAATAAGAAATTTGAAATTATTACCCCATGATAATACAATCGATTTTTCAGATATAACTATAGCAATTACACCGGGTGAAAGTTTTCGTGTGCCAAAACATATAAAAAAAATTATTGATATAGGTAATAGATGTTTAGATTCAGCAACTATGATTAATATTGTTAATATATTAGGGATAAATGATAGAGATACGAATAAAAGGTTGTTGAAATATATAAATACAACAGCTAATTTGGAAGAAGGGATAAAAGACCAATATAGACGTTTAATTATTAGACAAGAACAATTAAATACTGTTATTGCTATTTCCCATGAAGGTGTTCTTCTTGTTTCGGAACATGGACTTGTTTTACTCCACAATGAACAAGTGAGTTGTTACTTAGAAAAATCTATTATAGATGGAGAGACACAATTGCAAAGTCTACTTGAAGGAACGGCTTTAGAGGATCAAATGGATTTTATGGATGAGCTTATTGAAATTAATGGAAAATCCTTTCTAGTTACAAAGGAGTTGGTAAGCCATATTCCAAACATGGAAGAATATGCTATTATTTTTCGTGATGTAACTTATATCAAACAGTTAGAGCAATCTATTAGGGTAAAGCTTGAATCAAAAGGGTATCGAGCAAAATATAATTTCAATGATATTGTTCATAAATCAAAAGTGATGGAACAGTGTTTGAAGAAGGCAATGCGTTTTGCGTCAAATGATTTAACGGTATTGATTGAAGGAGAAAATGGTACGGGTAAGGAACTAATTGCTCAGTCAATTCATAATCATTCTACTCGAAAACACGGTCCATTTATTGCAGTGAACTGTGCAGCTCTTCCTCAAAGTCTTTTAGAGAGTGAATTGTTTGGTTATGAAAAAGGCTCTTTTACAGGTGCTAGAAAAGAGGGGAAACGCGGTTTATTTGAACAGGCATGTGGAGGTAGTATTTTTTTGGATGAGATTGGCGACATGCCTTTTCCTCTCCAATCTAGATTACTCAGAGTTATTCAAGAAAAACAGGTTATGAGAATTGGTAGTGACTTTGTTATTGAAGTAGATGTAAGGATCATATCAGCTACTAATAAAAATCTATGTAATGCTGTGAAAAATGGGCAATTTAGAGAAGATTTATACTATAGAATTAATGTATTGCCTATAAATGTACCGCCTTTAAGAGAACGGAAAGAAGATATTTTATTACTTTTCAATACATTTCTAAAGGAGCCTTCTTATGTTATGCCTTTTCACCTGCGTCAAATATTACTAGATTATCACTGGGGTGGTAACGTACGAGAACTTAAGAATATTACAGATTATTTTAAATTGATGAGAGAGACAGAAGAACCATTTCCACCCTATTTATTAGAACATCTGAATTCTCATTCTGATAATGATTTGAAAGGATATTTTGAAATAACTATATTACGTTTGTGTTATGAAGCAGAAAGGCAGGGTGTGAGCTTAGGGCGTCAAAAACTACGACATCAGATTGAACAAGAAGGCATTTTTGATATTAGCGAATATCAAATTAGAAAACAATTAGAGCAGATAGTTAAAAAAGGCTTAATGATAATTCAAAAGGGTAGGGTAGGCTGCCGGTTGACAGATGAAGGACGGCGTATTGTTGAAAGTATAGAAGATGATGATATAGATTAAAATGGACGAAAACATTTAATTGGATTAATAGGAACCATCCAATTAAATGTTTTTTTAAAATGATTTTTTAGGAAAGCGTTGAAAACTCTTGTTAATCTAATAATAGAAAATTGGCATAAATGTTGCTTAATTACATAGTAGTAATAACTTTAATAGAAGTAAATAAAATGGAATTGTAATAAATATCCAAATTCTTTAGAAATAGCTTAATAAAAGACAAAAAAATTATTTTATGAATATTAATAAAGAAGCTAAGTCAGCAACAAAATTATCAAAGGAAGTTGTTTATCTCCTTATTGGTGTGCATAGTGACTATGTTATATCATTTTAGAGGGATAACATAAATATTAGGAACCCATAAAATTTATTGAAGGAGTGAAAAGATGGATAAGAATTTTGAGGAGAAAATCATTGGTTATAGGAGAGAGTTTCATAAATACCCTGAGACGTCGTGGAAAGAATTTAGAACCACTGCAAGAATAGCGGAGATTTTAAATTCCTTAGGATATAAGAAAATAAAAATGGGTTTAGAAGTAGTAGATTCAAATATTATTATAGATCCAATTAAGCTTAATAAGGAAGAAATACAAATAGAAATGAAAAGAGCTATACAACAAGGAGCTAAAGAAGAATGGGTTAATAAAACTAGCGGATATCCTGGGTTAGTTGCTGAATTAGACACTGGTATCGATGGACCGGTTACAGCATTTAGATTTGATATAGATGCCTTAAGTAATTATGAAATTTATGAAAAAGGACATAGACCTTATGATGAAGGTTTTGCCTCTGTAAATGAAAGTAGTGTACATGCATGTGGGCATGATGGACATACTGCTATTGGTTTGGGATTAGCCGAAAAAGTCATTGGAAATAAAGAGCAATTTAAAGGAATTATAAAATTCATCTTTCAACCATCAGAAGAAGCAGGACCTGGAGCATCTTCCATGGTACAGAAAGGTGTAGTAGATACAGTTGATTATTTATTTGCGATGCACCTTTGTTTAAGCCACCAAGGAAAGCCTTTGCCATCTAATACATTAGCTGGAGGATGTAGTGATTTTTTAAGTATTAAAGGTTATGATGTATATTTTGAGGGCAAATCTGCACACCCTTGCGGTGCATCACAAGAAGGTAAAAATGCACTTCTCGCTGCATGTACAGCAGCACTAAACATACATTCTATAGCACCCCATGAAGAAGGTTTATTTAGAGTCAATGTAGGAGAAATCCATGCTGGAGTTGGTAGAAATACAATTGCTCCAAATGCACATATAAAGCTTGAAGTAAGAGGTGAAAATGACAATATAACAGAATACGGCAAAACCCGTATTTTAACAATATTAGAGGCTGCAGCTAAAATGTATGACTTAAAGTATGAATTAGTTGATTACGGAGGAACACCAAGTGGTAATTCTGATACACATATGATTGAACTAGTTAAAGAAGCAGCAGAAAATGTAGAATGGTTCAAAGAAATTTATGATTATGGAAATGTTGGTGGTAGTGATGATGCAACTGTAATGATGAAAAGAGTACAGGAGAGAGGAGGCGGAGCAGTATATTTTGGAATAGGTGCAGATAGTCCTCAACCGTTACATAATTGTAAATTTGATTTTGATGAAAATGCATTAATAGCAACAATAGATTTATGTATAAATATCATTAAAAAAATTAATGGAAAGAGGTAATAATTAATAAATAATATGTTTGGGTGTATAAAAAAATATTGTTAATTTGGAGGGGTTTTATGAATATATTGGATATTTTAGGTATAATTCTTGTATTTGCAACAGTAGCGTATATAGGTTATCGTTCATCAAAAAGTATTAAAAATTCAGAGGATTTTCTAATAGCTGGAAGATCTTTAGGAAAAATGCA includes the following:
- a CDS encoding CooT family nickel-binding protein; its protein translation is MCEADVYLKVDEKNELFLDRVDKVIIREDEIYLENIFGQRRITKGKIVEMALVEHKIILEKS
- a CDS encoding FAD-dependent oxidoreductase, translated to MSNVYKKLFEPISIGKLKLKNRTSMAPMGLVGYSDSAGGFNEEAQDYYIERAKGGVGLIITGICVVNHDEVMEQGLPCPTLNPLIFNMTTAPMNDRIHAYDSKILLQITGGLGRSAIPNFIKKAYAPSENTNRFDPTITHREMTKEEIKGLIQDFVKSAAVAKQSGFDGVEIHAVHEGYLLDQFATSCYNKRSDEYGGDLRGRLKITTDIVKGIKAVCGADFPVSLRFSVKSFMKGLRQGALPGEEFSEFGKDYEEGIESAKILVEAGYDMLNVDAGTYDSWYWNHPPMYFEKGMYREFGRRVKEAVDVPVILAGRMDDPEIAMDALNGCCDIVSYGRPLLADPYLVEKIQTGHLEDIRPCLSCHDGCMGRIAHGLPLSCAVNPACGREVKYGLSPATKKKNVLIVGGGLAGLESARVCGVRGHDVTLVEASDKLGGNIIPGSVPDFKEDDRRLIKWYETQLRKLGVEIRMNTRVDGDFVKNFDAHAVITATGSKPIMLNLGDENHIVSAVDVLMGKETVGEKIVVVGGGLVGCETALWLAQRGKQVSVVEMMPDILGGPHGMPFMNYDMLKDLLVDNKVDIYRSTKVTDVNGKYVFVKNANDKQKIEADTVIIAIGFTSETNLQKELRDFDVPVYNIGDSRNVRNIMYAIWDAYEVARSI
- a CDS encoding TetR/AcrR family transcriptional regulator, which produces MEHMTSRQLQAIRTKKKLLDVSMEMIQKHGYDSVTINQICEAAGVSIGAFYHHLKSKAGIIIEGYSICDEYFENEVYGKLSGDTFFEKIIEYIGYQSQYAIMLGVDLIIQIYRAQITEGTEFFFSDERGLPKGLASLVQRAQENGELTKAVSYQQISMEVLVVSRGIIYNWCQNKGKYDLIPKAEAMIRNYLYVYQMNK
- the speE gene encoding polyamine aminopropyltransferase; this translates as MELWYTQPQTDNVRFSIKVKKELFSGKSPYQQINIFDSNEMGRFLIIDGIVMLTSKDEFIYHDMIVHVPMATNPDVKKVLVIGGGDGGTVRELTRYPGIEKIDMVEIDQMVVEACQKYLPLTSSKLEDKKVQLHFEDGIEFVRRSKEKYDLIIVDSTDPIGPGEGLFTMEFYTCCFNLLGEDGILVNQCESPFYEKNAKEMRKAVKKIKSLFPISRVYQYNMPTYPSGHWLFGFASKKFDPIKDFKPKKWEDLGLETKYYNTHVHMGSFMLPTYVKKMVDNPE
- a CDS encoding M20/M25/M40 family metallo-hydrolase; the encoded protein is MPLKNTKEEIYSFLMKFCQVKSITDSEGERLAPKFIYDELKKLTYFKDNPRDIFLQEIEEDRLKRSNLCALVRSKKQTMNTIILMGHFDVVDTDVCGNLRDMAFYPEEYTKEIAKIDIPAEAMADLESGDWIFGRGVADMKSGLAVQAGLVAELSENPEELDVNILYIAVADEENNACGIHKALELVEDMKKKGYEFLCCIDSEPTITQLDKGSGWIHLGSIGMYTPFTFILGRETHVGEYFEGLSAALIAFKLGGLIEGSGEFADSFKDVVYPPLACLKIKDLKPTYSVTVIERIAMYYNVLFVKKTPDEILAVLKKAAGCALEKSIAEQNMKGVTQGTQTKEKILKGRIIEYNELLSLAADQSNEDIEKIIESYLQTLSSQMELQERGMMLVNHLIDIAKLKGPAVIIGFLPPYCPALYNERKTKRELDILDTVEEIIQEAEKTFSVKIHTAEIYEGISDLSEFGFKGNAMDEQALAENIPAWGVDFVYPFHRSKTLNIPVLNIGPIGKDAHKLTERLYLPYALEVLPFLLKKMVLGLAKKAKKQ
- the aguA gene encoding agmatine deiminase, which gives rise to MAKILKGTPKKDGFRMPGEFEPHKGCWLVWPERTDNWRLGAKPAQKAFAEVAETIAKYEEVTMCVSQRQYEAARQMLSSNIRVVEMSNDDSWMRDIGPTFVVNDKGEVRGVDWRFNAWGGLVDGLYFPWDKDDQVARKVCEIENIDYYSLEDFILEGGAIHTDGDGTVIVTEACLLHESRNPKMTKEEIENILKEYLGVEKVLWLPNGIYLDETNEHVDNIVHYCDPGVLVLAWTDDKNDPQYPLSKAAYDYLSNETDAKGRKLEIHKLHIPNKVLITKEESEGVDIVDGTLPRREGDRQAASYANFYIANGAVILPLFNDDVYDKKAIEILKNIFPKREVVGIYAREIILGGGNIHCITQQQVLGK
- a CDS encoding amidohydrolase; this translates as MDKNFEEKIIGYRREFHKYPETSWKEFRTTARIAEILNSLGYKKIKMGLEVVDSNIIIDPIKLNKEEIQIEMKRAIQQGAKEEWVNKTSGYPGLVAELDTGIDGPVTAFRFDIDALSNYEIYEKGHRPYDEGFASVNESSVHACGHDGHTAIGLGLAEKVIGNKEQFKGIIKFIFQPSEEAGPGASSMVQKGVVDTVDYLFAMHLCLSHQGKPLPSNTLAGGCSDFLSIKGYDVYFEGKSAHPCGASQEGKNALLAACTAALNIHSIAPHEEGLFRVNVGEIHAGVGRNTIAPNAHIKLEVRGENDNITEYGKTRILTILEAAAKMYDLKYELVDYGGTPSGNSDTHMIELVKEAAENVEWFKEIYDYGNVGGSDDATVMMKRVQERGGGAVYFGIGADSPQPLHNCKFDFDENALIATIDLCINIIKKINGKR